The following are from one region of the Halarcobacter sp. genome:
- a CDS encoding type I secretion system permease/ATPase produces MSNQEVNQIDEKVGILQERRKVDTLLECLLFLAKYYQRATSKESLIYGMALHETVMDVDTFMISSKKIGLISKFVSREKIQDISKLALPVVLITDKNRSAVLLDYDVEKNEAIVIIPGLSDGQINMKLDALQSQYVGKALIIKPEYNFENRVSSSIIIPKSKKWFWDAIKRNKDIYLRIVFASIFINLFVIATPLFTMNVYDRVLPNNAIDTLWALAIGIFFVMVFDLLLKLIRSYYLGKASKRADVVMSNAIFDQLLNLRLEERPASTGMFVNRLQSFESVREFFASATITTLVDIPFIFIFVSIIFYIGGPLGWVTVVSVFLSLFFSWFMKKPIKKTVEASSKEDQIKHTTLNETVAGLDIIKSVRGQNRMKTHWDKSINQTVYHNEKSQFLSQIATFMTTFISQFSNIAIVIGGVYLASEGEMTMGGIIASMILNGRVIAPISQVVGMIIRFDRTILALKNIDEIMNMQVERENKTYLSRPDLRGDIEFKDVVFSYKTQNFNALKSINLNIKEGEKVAILGKIGSGKSTLIKLLQNLYVPSSGSVLVDKTDVRQIDPVDLRRAIGVVPQEPFLFMGSIKDNITIGEPFATDEEILRASMIAGVHDFLSKHESGYDLIVGERGEGLSGGEIQSVALARALISNPNILILDEPTNSMDRQTEKAFINKMSKIIEDKTLILITHKVSILSLVDRVIVLDDGQIAADGKKEEIFAKNIKG; encoded by the coding sequence TTGTCTAATCAAGAGGTTAATCAAATTGATGAAAAAGTTGGGATATTACAAGAAAGAAGAAAAGTAGATACTCTTTTAGAGTGTTTACTTTTCTTAGCTAAATATTATCAACGAGCCACATCTAAAGAGTCATTAATTTATGGTATGGCTTTACATGAAACAGTCATGGATGTGGATACTTTTATGATATCATCAAAAAAAATAGGTTTAATCTCTAAATTTGTTTCAAGAGAAAAGATACAAGATATATCTAAGTTAGCCTTACCTGTTGTATTAATTACAGATAAAAATAGATCTGCAGTTTTACTTGATTATGATGTTGAAAAAAATGAAGCAATAGTTATAATACCAGGACTTAGTGATGGTCAGATTAATATGAAGCTTGATGCTTTACAAAGCCAATATGTAGGCAAAGCTTTAATTATTAAACCAGAATATAATTTTGAAAATAGAGTAAGTAGCAGTATTATTATCCCTAAATCAAAAAAATGGTTTTGGGATGCAATAAAAAGAAACAAAGATATTTATCTTAGAATTGTTTTTGCATCTATTTTTATAAATCTTTTTGTAATAGCTACGCCATTATTTACAATGAATGTATATGATAGGGTACTTCCTAATAATGCCATTGATACTCTATGGGCTTTAGCTATTGGTATATTTTTTGTAATGGTATTTGATCTTTTATTAAAATTAATAAGGTCGTATTATTTAGGAAAAGCTAGTAAAAGAGCTGATGTAGTAATGAGTAATGCGATATTTGATCAATTACTAAATCTAAGATTAGAAGAGAGACCTGCTTCAACTGGTATGTTTGTAAATAGATTACAATCTTTTGAGTCAGTTAGGGAATTCTTTGCTTCTGCAACTATTACTACTTTAGTGGATATTCCTTTTATTTTTATATTTGTATCAATAATCTTTTATATTGGTGGACCTTTGGGTTGGGTAACAGTTGTATCAGTGTTTTTATCATTGTTCTTCTCTTGGTTTATGAAAAAACCTATTAAAAAAACTGTAGAAGCTTCAAGTAAAGAAGATCAGATAAAACATACAACATTAAATGAAACAGTTGCAGGATTAGATATTATAAAAAGTGTACGTGGCCAAAATAGAATGAAAACTCACTGGGATAAATCTATAAACCAAACAGTTTATCATAATGAAAAATCTCAATTCTTATCTCAAATAGCAACATTTATGACTACTTTTATTTCACAATTCTCTAACATAGCAATTGTGATTGGTGGAGTATATTTAGCAAGTGAAGGTGAAATGACAATGGGGGGAATAATTGCTTCTATGATTTTAAATGGAAGAGTAATTGCTCCAATTTCACAAGTTGTTGGGATGATAATAAGATTTGATAGAACAATTTTAGCTTTAAAAAATATTGATGAAATTATGAATATGCAAGTTGAAAGAGAAAATAAAACTTATCTAAGTAGACCTGATTTAAGAGGAGATATAGAATTTAAAGATGTAGTTTTCTCTTATAAAACACAAAATTTCAATGCTTTAAAAAGTATCAATCTTAATATAAAAGAGGGTGAAAAAGTTGCAATTTTAGGGAAAATTGGTTCAGGTAAATCAACATTAATTAAGTTACTTCAAAACTTATATGTTCCAAGTAGTGGTTCAGTATTGGTTGATAAAACTGATGTTAGACAAATCGACCCAGTTGATTTACGAAGAGCTATTGGAGTAGTACCTCAAGAGCCATTTTTATTTATGGGAAGTATTAAAGATAATATAACAATTGGTGAGCCCTTTGCAACTGATGAAGAGATTTTAAGAGCCTCAATGATTGCAGGGGTTCATGATTTTTTATCAAAACATGAATCGGGATACGATTTAATTGTAGGAGAAAGAGGAGAAGGTTTAAGTGGAGGGGAAATTCAATCTGTAGCTTTAGCTAGAGCACTTATTTCTAATCCAAATATATTAATCTTAGATGAACCTACAAACTCTATGGATAGACAAACAGAAAAAGCATTTATTAATAAAATGTCTAAAATTATTGAAGATAAAACTTTGATATTGATTACACATAAAGTATCAATTTTATCATTAGTTGACAGGGTTATTGTATTAGATGATGGGCAAATTGCTGCAGATGGTAAAAAAGAAGAGATATTTGCAAAGAATATAAAGGGATAA
- a CDS encoding TolC family protein: MKTYIISMVAATLLTSSLCATSLKDVIEQTIDANPDILSEKFNKDAYKKYVDEEKGDYYPTINFSGFLEDSKTRYNRDDQAADPTTEDKDGWNASITVDQIIYDGGVTPSEVEEYKHIYFGNKYRSTQRVEEILRGAIDSYMDLVMYQELMNLSENNLKLHDDYLTIAKEKESISGEILESYQVNSKKHYITDRYLEQKQLQDQALNQYIKYTQRQTDGNICRPAINESAIPNTLQKVLEIADKKNFKILEQIEKIKEQRENLEQASANYLPTLRFQWQSTWDNDLEEAENGRQDINRARLILDWNIFEGGKTYHATQREKLFLQEQQKVLDNIVNEVEEEVTTAYNSYFITKQRVENLKKYVKDNTDIRDVYLKQLQDGTRTFIDILDAESELYRSEISTLEQEMDMYAKYFDLLEKTGMLSETILKSGDQVCKAYVSKEYINPMKKPKNQQDEQIDEDLLNELGVETSSLDAEINKLINTTAEPAADKKENNKKVITLPDGRYTINMATLDNKIENIKSFKQKYNLLNNKSLYTYNMSLGTKVLYGSFDSLSEANQAITDLDNKGIDLKVYVDYMDKHKKLLEKYKSIN; the protein is encoded by the coding sequence ATGAAAACGTATATTATTAGCATGGTAGCAGCTACTTTATTGACCTCTTCATTGTGCGCGACTAGTTTAAAAGACGTTATAGAACAAACTATAGATGCAAATCCTGATATTTTATCAGAGAAGTTCAATAAAGATGCATACAAAAAATATGTTGATGAAGAAAAAGGTGATTATTATCCAACAATTAATTTCTCAGGGTTTCTAGAAGATTCTAAAACTAGATATAACAGAGATGATCAAGCAGCAGATCCAACTACAGAAGATAAAGATGGATGGAATGCTTCAATTACTGTTGATCAAATTATATATGATGGAGGGGTTACCCCAAGTGAAGTTGAAGAGTATAAGCATATCTATTTTGGTAATAAATATAGAAGTACTCAAAGAGTAGAAGAGATTCTAAGGGGAGCTATTGATAGTTATATGGATTTAGTGATGTATCAAGAATTAATGAATCTTTCAGAAAATAACTTGAAACTTCATGATGATTATTTAACTATTGCAAAAGAGAAAGAATCAATAAGTGGTGAGATTTTAGAAAGTTACCAAGTTAATTCTAAAAAGCATTATATTACAGATAGATATTTAGAGCAAAAACAATTACAAGATCAGGCTTTAAATCAATATATTAAATATACGCAAAGACAAACTGATGGAAATATTTGTAGACCAGCAATTAATGAATCTGCAATTCCAAATACATTACAAAAAGTTCTTGAAATTGCTGATAAAAAGAATTTTAAGATATTAGAGCAAATAGAAAAAATAAAAGAACAAAGAGAAAATCTTGAACAGGCATCTGCAAATTATTTACCAACATTGAGATTTCAATGGCAATCAACATGGGATAATGATTTAGAAGAAGCAGAAAATGGTAGACAAGATATAAATAGGGCAAGATTAATCTTAGATTGGAATATTTTTGAAGGTGGTAAAACTTACCATGCAACACAAAGAGAAAAATTATTTCTTCAAGAACAACAAAAAGTTTTAGATAATATAGTAAATGAAGTTGAAGAAGAAGTAACAACTGCATATAACTCTTATTTTATTACAAAACAAAGAGTTGAAAATCTAAAAAAGTATGTTAAAGATAATACAGATATTAGAGATGTTTATTTAAAACAACTACAAGATGGAACAAGAACATTTATAGATATTCTTGATGCAGAATCAGAACTTTATAGATCAGAAATTAGTACATTAGAACAAGAAATGGATATGTATGCAAAATATTTTGATTTATTAGAAAAAACAGGTATGTTGAGTGAAACAATCTTAAAATCTGGTGATCAAGTTTGTAAAGCTTATGTATCAAAAGAATATATCAACCCAATGAAAAAACCTAAAAATCAGCAAGATGAACAAATAGATGAAGATTTATTAAATGAGTTAGGTGTTGAAACTAGTAGCTTAGATGCAGAAATTAATAAGTTAATTAATACTACTGCTGAACCAGCTGCGGATAAAAAAGAAAATAATAAAAAAGTTATTACTCTTCCAGATGGTAGATATACAATAAATATGGCTACTTTAGATAATAAAATTGAAAATATTAAATCATTTAAACAAAAATATAACTTGTTAAACAATAAATCTTTGTATACTTACAATATGAGTTTAGGTACTAAAGTGTTATATGGAAGTTTTGATAGTTTAAGTGAAGCAAATCAAGCAATAACAGATTTAGATAATAAAGGTATTGATTTAAAAGTATATGTTGATTATATGGATAAACATAAAAAACTTTTAGAAAAATACAAAAGTATAAATTAA
- a CDS encoding response regulator transcription factor: MNIDYLKFLKTLNILYVEDEENIRRNIVKTLLLLVNSVTTASNGREALSLLKNNHIDIILSDISMPEMSGIELSKEVRKNNKNIPIILLTAHTDTNFLLEATRLKLIDYIIKPLDFNQLKEALIKSSNEIYDSGNFCINFENNIHYNLSKKKLYIDTEEINITAKEIILLEFLYKNRKRVVPTIEIKNNVWEDEYEATDSALKGVLNKLRKKIGKDSIKNISGIGYQLNTN; this comes from the coding sequence ATGAATATTGACTATCTTAAATTTTTGAAAACTTTAAATATTTTATATGTAGAAGATGAAGAAAATATTAGAAGGAACATTGTAAAGACATTGTTATTATTGGTAAATAGTGTTACTACAGCCTCTAATGGAAGAGAAGCATTAAGCTTATTAAAAAATAATCATATAGATATAATTTTAAGTGATATAAGTATGCCTGAGATGTCAGGAATAGAACTCTCTAAAGAGGTAAGAAAAAATAACAAAAATATTCCTATTATATTACTAACTGCACATACAGATACTAATTTTTTACTTGAGGCTACAAGATTAAAACTTATTGATTATATTATTAAACCACTTGATTTTAATCAATTAAAAGAGGCACTAATTAAATCTTCAAATGAGATTTATGATTCTGGAAATTTTTGTATTAATTTTGAAAATAATATCCACTACAATCTATCTAAAAAAAAGCTATATATTGATACTGAAGAGATAAACATCACAGCCAAAGAGATTATTCTTCTTGAATTTTTATATAAAAATAGAAAAAGAGTGGTTCCAACTATCGAAATTAAAAACAATGTTTGGGAAGATGAATATGAGGCTACTGATTCTGCTCTAAAAGGGGTATTAAATAAATTAAGAAAAAAAATAGGAAAAGATTCTATAAAAAATATTTCAGGAATTGGCTACCAACTAAATACCAACTAA
- a CDS encoding HAMP domain-containing sensor histidine kinase gives MKRLEEENLRLKKEIKELKNKVSIEIERNRRNDKMLFQQSRMASMGEMIGNIAHQWRQPLMELSSITMELQAKLEIFGKLSNQEILEAINKSNDITKYMSQTIDDFRNFFAKDKKRVQFKITEQISSAINIINSSLKQHNIKLEIIVMKNSVITGFKNEYSQVIINILSNAKDELVNRGIKEPKITLRIAEKDENSVVEIEDNAGGIGIEPIQKIFEPFYTKNKANGTGVGLFMSKLIIENNMNGRLFVKNGDKGAKFIIVVPKSLDS, from the coding sequence TTGAAAAGACTAGAAGAAGAGAATCTAAGATTAAAAAAAGAGATAAAAGAACTTAAGAATAAAGTTTCTATTGAGATTGAAAGAAATCGTAGAAATGATAAAATGCTTTTTCAACAAAGTAGAATGGCTTCTATGGGAGAGATGATAGGAAATATCGCTCATCAATGGAGACAACCTTTAATGGAACTCTCTTCTATAACAATGGAATTACAAGCAAAATTAGAAATTTTTGGAAAGTTATCCAACCAAGAAATACTTGAAGCTATAAATAAATCAAATGATATTACAAAATATATGTCTCAAACTATTGATGACTTTCGTAATTTTTTTGCAAAAGATAAAAAAAGAGTTCAGTTTAAAATTACTGAACAAATAAGTTCGGCTATAAATATAATTAACTCATCATTAAAGCAACATAATATAAAGTTAGAGATAATTGTGATGAAGAATTCTGTAATTACTGGTTTTAAAAATGAATATTCACAAGTAATTATAAATATCTTATCAAATGCAAAAGATGAATTAGTTAATAGGGGAATAAAAGAGCCTAAAATTACTTTGAGAATTGCTGAAAAAGATGAAAATAGTGTTGTTGAAATAGAAGATAATGCTGGAGGAATAGGCATTGAACCAATTCAAAAGATCTTTGAACCATTTTATACAAAAAATAAAGCTAATGGTACAGGAGTAGGTCTTTTTATGTCAAAATTGATTATAGAAAATAATATGAATGGAAGACTTTTTGTAAAAAATGGAGATAAAGGAGCAAAATTTATAATTGTGGTACCCAAAAGTTTAGATAGTTAG
- a CDS encoding phosphocholine cytidylyltransferase family protein produces MKVLILAAGVGTRISRYLGDHPKSCVDVGGKPLIRRTMELFYRNNITDITIVVGYQEKYIHEALKGFDYKTYKNPFYKVTNSIASMWFAKDDLLDDDLIILNADLFIEDSMLQDLINTDLSPVFLSDSTRIEDADYRFYWEGDKLIKFGKELKNEDTTGEYVGIAKIQKKDLKIMKAQLEYLVDKGEYNMWWEDVFYSLVETGKDVYIKDIKGAFWAEVDFIEDYERIKEFVKNK; encoded by the coding sequence ATGAAAGTATTAATTTTAGCTGCAGGGGTTGGAACAAGAATTAGTAGATATTTAGGAGATCATCCAAAATCATGTGTTGATGTTGGCGGAAAACCTCTAATAAGAAGAACAATGGAACTTTTTTATCGTAATAATATTACAGATATAACTATTGTAGTTGGATATCAAGAAAAATATATACATGAAGCTCTAAAGGGTTTTGATTATAAAACATATAAAAATCCTTTTTATAAAGTTACTAATTCTATTGCTTCTATGTGGTTTGCTAAGGATGATTTATTAGATGATGATTTAATTATTTTAAATGCAGATTTATTTATAGAAGATTCTATGTTGCAAGATTTAATTAATACAGATTTATCTCCAGTATTTTTATCAGATAGTACAAGAATTGAAGATGCTGATTATAGGTTTTATTGGGAAGGTGACAAACTAATAAAGTTTGGTAAAGAATTAAAAAATGAAGATACTACAGGGGAATATGTAGGCATAGCAAAGATTCAAAAAAAAGATTTAAAAATTATGAAAGCCCAATTAGAGTATTTAGTTGATAAAGGTGAATATAATATGTGGTGGGAAGATGTGTTTTATTCACTAGTTGAAACGGGTAAAGATGTATATATAAAAGATATAAAAGGTGCATTTTGGGCAGAAGTTGATTTCATTGAAGATTATGAAAGAATTAAAGAATTTGTAAAAAATAAATAA
- a CDS encoding histidinol-phosphate transaminase gives MRNSEYISKLYRPPLEKNDRDQYVCLDKNEPPFSAFDSIDGMFNDLDMKMLRIYPDLYDLYEKLANFVGVEVNNLLITQGSEQALKYVFEVFVDENDEVVYYNPSFAMYDVFSYHRKAVKKYVEFKDDATTKVQDIIEKVTKNTRLFSLINPHNFTGTMFTLDEVKAIAKHTLNTDTIFLLDEAYFHYIDIDTVSLIKEFPNLIITRTFSKALGIPGARVGYAISNPENIELLRKYKPIDEIDYLAGTVGKKVLDNAQKILEKNVNQVKKWQKIFKTTKLENIEYMDTYANFILLKSSNYEYHKNLLLENKFLIKYDFDQKCLENCIRFSIVDNENMQRILDLLK, from the coding sequence ATGAGAAACAGTGAATATATTTCTAAACTATATAGACCACCTTTAGAAAAAAATGATAGAGACCAATATGTTTGTTTAGATAAAAATGAGCCCCCTTTTAGTGCCTTTGATTCAATTGATGGAATGTTTAATGATTTAGATATGAAGATGTTAAGAATCTATCCTGACTTATATGATTTATATGAAAAATTAGCAAATTTTGTAGGAGTTGAGGTCAATAATCTGCTTATCACTCAAGGAAGTGAACAAGCTTTAAAATATGTGTTTGAAGTATTTGTTGATGAAAATGACGAAGTTGTATATTATAACCCAAGTTTTGCCATGTATGATGTGTTTAGTTATCATAGAAAAGCAGTGAAAAAATATGTTGAATTCAAAGATGATGCTACTACAAAAGTTCAAGATATTATAGAAAAAGTTACAAAAAATACAAGATTGTTTTCACTTATAAATCCACACAATTTTACAGGAACTATGTTTACTCTTGATGAGGTAAAAGCTATTGCAAAACATACTTTAAATACAGATACAATTTTTTTATTAGATGAAGCATACTTTCATTATATAGATATAGATACTGTAAGTTTGATAAAAGAGTTTCCAAACTTAATTATTACAAGAACTTTCTCTAAAGCACTTGGAATACCTGGGGCTAGAGTAGGATATGCTATTTCAAATCCTGAAAATATAGAACTTCTTAGAAAATATAAACCAATAGATGAGATTGATTATTTAGCTGGGACTGTAGGGAAAAAAGTTTTAGATAATGCTCAAAAGATTTTAGAAAAAAATGTTAATCAAGTTAAAAAATGGCAAAAAATATTTAAAACAACAAAACTTGAAAATATAGAATATATGGATACATATGCGAATTTTATATTACTTAAATCATCAAATTATGAGTATCATAAAAATCTATTATTGGAAAATAAATTTTTAATCAAATACGACTTTGATCAAAAGTGCCTTGAAAATTGTATTAGATTTTCAATTGTTGATAATGAAAATATGCAAAGAATTTTAGACTTATTAAAGTAG
- a CDS encoding CapA family protein, with amino-acid sequence MESFNLTAVGDLILARRMHMFYEQDSIEKIFGNTLQYLRNSDLNLCNLETVITHKGKLFPKREKNPYYFRCSVKLAQLLIDSNFHAVTTANNHAMDYGEEGVIFQKDFLDFMNIPNSGSGRNLAESKKPMYIRVKDSIVAVISFCTVNPKTLFATDERGGIFYISKIENISSTLEGIIKKAKEHADFIIVSPHWTENWVENPEEQLRVQARKLIDFGCDAILGHSSHLLLGMEVYKNKPIIYDMGTFLVDTIAGNEYLKYSAMFKLKFSNNQISQLDIYPTILHNGGVEMADEKCFSYVSEKLQSLDDNNLENLEISKDENNIKFIFEKERKRKKKKKDISIYDINDIKKDVSIYEKKYLFNANVATNSINAQLEYGYKILDYQAVESFRTGSGFLSKLTFQVGEKSFSNIEVNIVGKSKYGQSFSEIHPISNGAFNSIHWKKDDIVVDEVCLRINRRVQPGVYQLYCALIDTKTNEYIKTVDGKEFVELSEIYILPELVSNLASGIDWDGKLKEQVKRKFEDEFMNEPERYLLEGIRKEFIDGNKFDKNFALRAFEQKYKFNSSLSLIYLTLFQDKKGSTKWGSRRKELKLALLRDIEKIQSKRNFSKFDLEDENCGILFEMVVEKTDISVDELLKEEILFDENKLGYEFQFDDKVDVLVTEAECKYFNLYTNRQKIVFSLIKYGITEFDDLETFLRENYEKIVYRKVKTVALVNYQGKTNGYVTFKDIDSIIFS; translated from the coding sequence ATGGAGAGTTTTAATTTAACAGCAGTAGGGGATTTAATACTTGCTCGTAGAATGCATATGTTTTATGAACAAGATTCTATAGAAAAAATATTTGGAAATACTTTACAATATTTAAGAAATAGTGATTTAAATCTTTGCAATCTTGAAACAGTAATAACACACAAAGGTAAACTTTTTCCTAAAAGAGAAAAAAATCCTTACTATTTTAGATGTAGTGTAAAATTAGCTCAACTTTTAATAGATTCAAATTTTCATGCGGTAACAACTGCAAACAATCATGCTATGGATTATGGTGAAGAGGGTGTAATCTTTCAAAAAGATTTTTTAGATTTTATGAATATACCAAACTCTGGAAGTGGAAGAAATCTAGCTGAATCAAAAAAACCTATGTATATCAGAGTGAAAGATAGTATTGTTGCAGTAATTAGTTTTTGTACAGTAAATCCTAAAACATTGTTTGCAACAGATGAAAGGGGTGGAATATTTTATATTAGCAAAATAGAAAATATCTCATCAACTTTAGAAGGGATTATAAAAAAAGCAAAAGAGCATGCAGATTTTATTATAGTATCTCCCCATTGGACAGAAAACTGGGTTGAAAATCCAGAAGAGCAGTTAAGAGTACAAGCAAGAAAATTGATTGATTTTGGTTGTGATGCTATACTTGGGCACTCTTCACATCTTCTTTTAGGAATGGAAGTTTATAAAAATAAACCAATAATATATGATATGGGTACTTTTTTAGTAGATACAATTGCTGGTAATGAGTATTTAAAATACTCTGCAATGTTCAAATTGAAGTTTTCAAATAATCAGATTTCACAATTAGATATTTATCCTACTATATTACACAATGGTGGAGTTGAAATGGCAGATGAAAAATGTTTTTCATATGTTAGTGAAAAACTTCAAAGTTTAGATGATAATAATCTAGAAAATTTAGAAATCAGCAAAGATGAAAACAATATCAAGTTTATTTTTGAAAAAGAAAGAAAAAGAAAGAAAAAGAAAAAAGATATATCTATTTATGATATAAATGACATAAAAAAAGATGTATCTATTTATGAAAAGAAATATTTATTTAATGCAAATGTAGCAACAAATTCTATAAATGCCCAATTAGAATATGGATATAAGATTTTAGACTATCAAGCTGTAGAAAGTTTTAGAACAGGTTCAGGATTTCTTTCAAAGTTGACATTTCAAGTAGGAGAAAAAAGTTTTTCAAATATTGAGGTTAATATTGTTGGTAAATCTAAATATGGACAAAGTTTTAGTGAAATCCATCCTATATCAAATGGGGCTTTCAACTCTATACATTGGAAAAAAGATGATATTGTTGTTGATGAAGTATGTTTAAGAATAAATAGAAGAGTTCAACCAGGAGTTTACCAACTCTATTGTGCATTAATTGATACTAAAACAAATGAATATATAAAAACAGTTGATGGAAAAGAGTTTGTTGAACTATCAGAAATATATATTTTGCCAGAATTAGTTTCAAACTTGGCATCGGGAATTGATTGGGATGGAAAGTTAAAAGAACAAGTAAAAAGAAAATTTGAGGATGAGTTTATGAATGAACCAGAAAGATATTTATTAGAAGGTATTAGAAAAGAGTTTATAGATGGAAATAAGTTTGATAAAAACTTTGCATTAAGAGCATTTGAACAAAAATACAAATTTAACTCCTCTTTGTCCTTGATATATCTAACACTATTTCAAGATAAAAAAGGTTCAACTAAATGGGGTAGCCGAAGAAAAGAGTTGAAATTAGCTTTATTAAGGGATATTGAAAAGATTCAATCAAAAAGGAACTTTTCAAAGTTTGATTTAGAGGATGAAAACTGTGGAATTTTATTTGAAATGGTTGTTGAAAAAACAGATATTTCTGTAGATGAATTGTTAAAAGAAGAGATACTATTTGATGAAAATAAATTGGGATATGAGTTTCAATTTGATGATAAAGTGGATGTTTTAGTTACTGAAGCTGAGTGCAAATATTTTAATCTTTATACAAATAGACAAAAAATAGTGTTTTCATTAATAAAATATGGAATTACAGAATTTGATGATTTAGAAACTTTTTTGAGAGAAAATTATGAAAAAATAGTATATAGAAAAGTTAAAACAGTTGCTTTGGTTAATTATCAAGGTAAAACTAATGGGTATGTAACTTTTAAAGATATCGATTCAATTATATTTTCATAG
- a CDS encoding Mur ligase family protein has protein sequence MSEKIYLDAQKLKEITKGYWINCKENINFTGIGTHGVLKEGNLSFAIALDKWRKDSTDIEYELLKIFRKKASAIVIDKKEYAQFFNKPMLVVDDVNKAMEKVACAIRDELNPIRVLVAGSVGKTGFKTQLHHILSPLINTHAIINSANVKLPILYSLLSMREDDKVEILEVSGAARYEVGVERSEIVKPNIVVFTNVTPNHMRVHKTLDNFIKAKASAVVGMVQNGFCILNKDMDTYEILREKILQLRPDVKIFTFSKENSADAFLLESNFNHKDFTWSIKGNIRGNIVNYTVPMFQNHAPLQSIAALLVADLLSQNINKVSENYKNLICYETMGRLFEVDFDKKKILYYDQSLRGAIEGMKSALLDLKNIKGDRRVVAVIGGSSTEEDNTFTKEQHTALASYINEAPIDLLYTTGPYLNYLHENLNDEMKKKVIMDTNDKDKIFDSVRENLQEDDLLFIMGNGYLKLATISSKIFKLGSKKQIK, from the coding sequence ATGAGTGAAAAAATATATCTAGATGCACAAAAATTAAAAGAGATAACAAAGGGTTATTGGATTAATTGTAAAGAAAATATTAACTTTACTGGAATTGGAACACATGGGGTTTTAAAAGAAGGTAATTTAAGTTTTGCAATTGCCCTTGATAAATGGCGAAAAGATTCAACAGATATTGAATATGAGTTATTAAAGATATTTAGGAAAAAAGCCTCTGCTATTGTGATTGATAAAAAAGAGTATGCTCAATTTTTTAATAAACCTATGTTAGTTGTTGATGATGTAAATAAAGCAATGGAAAAAGTTGCTTGTGCAATTAGAGATGAACTAAATCCTATAAGAGTTTTAGTTGCAGGAAGTGTAGGGAAAACTGGATTTAAAACTCAGCTACACCATATCCTCTCTCCCCTAATCAATACTCATGCCATAATAAATAGTGCAAATGTAAAATTACCAATTTTATACTCTCTTTTAAGTATGAGAGAAGATGATAAAGTAGAGATATTAGAAGTTTCAGGTGCAGCTAGATATGAAGTTGGTGTAGAAAGAAGTGAAATAGTAAAACCAAATATTGTAGTATTTACCAATGTTACTCCAAATCATATGAGAGTACACAAAACATTAGATAATTTCATAAAAGCAAAAGCTTCAGCTGTAGTTGGTATGGTTCAAAATGGTTTTTGTATTTTAAATAAAGATATGGATACATATGAGATATTAAGAGAAAAAATCTTGCAATTAAGACCTGATGTTAAAATATTCACTTTTAGTAAAGAAAATAGTGCCGATGCATTCTTACTGGAAAGTAATTTTAATCATAAAGATTTTACTTGGAGTATAAAAGGAAATATTAGAGGCAATATCGTAAATTATACTGTTCCTATGTTTCAAAATCATGCCCCTTTACAAAGTATTGCAGCTTTACTTGTGGCTGATTTATTATCTCAAAATATAAATAAAGTTAGTGAAAATTATAAAAATCTAATTTGTTATGAAACAATGGGAAGATTATTTGAAGTGGATTTTGATAAGAAAAAGATTTTATATTATGACCAATCTTTAAGGGGTGCAATTGAAGGTATGAAATCTGCACTTTTAGATTTGAAAAATATAAAAGGTGATAGAAGAGTTGTAGCTGTAATTGGAGGTTCTTCTACTGAAGAAGATAATACTTTTACAAAAGAACAACATACAGCTTTAGCTTCATATATAAATGAAGCACCCATTGATTTATTATATACAACTGGTCCATACTTAAACTATCTTCATGAAAATTTAAATGATGAGATGAAGAAAAAAGTTATTATGGATACAAATGACAAAGATAAAATTTTTGATAGTGTAAGAGAGAATTTGCAAGAAGATGACTTACTTTTTATAATGGGAAATGGATATTTAAAACTTGCAACTATAAGCTCAAAGATTTTTAAACTTGGTTCTAAAAAGCAAATAAAGTAA